A portion of the Oncorhynchus masou masou isolate Uvic2021 chromosome 11, UVic_Omas_1.1, whole genome shotgun sequence genome contains these proteins:
- the ccni gene encoding cyclin-I isoform X2, protein MRKFAEPLESQRLSFLLEKAASREAQMWKAYVPKKTYNGVQDTDISPAQRDEAVCWLIDLHSDTKLYPETLSLTISILDRFLGAIKARPKYLRCIAIACYFLAAKTSEEDERVPLLRDLASSSRCGCSPSEILRMERIILDKLNWDLHAATPLEFLHIFHAMVLSCKSRFVVGLVGCNPAQHLSVLTQQLHYCLADSALLQPLSRGSMLALALISLELENICPDGLALTVLLLRKAQIDSSQLIRCQALVSRRLSTQEVSLPPNTVYIYQHHIHSLAPDPCDGEGESSTRLHFPVTDPDPRDRSLSRVSTSTTLLQVHGPPMPRHQVHLRCKLSSKRKVRAWLLHQPEWRKWRSTNSTTGSNGSTATRAGALRRGL, encoded by the exons ATGAGGAAGTTTGCCGAACCCTTGGAAAGCCAGAGGCTGTCTTTTCTTCTGGAAAAGGCCGCCTCTAGGGAAGCCCAGATGTGGAAGGCGTACGTGCCCAAAAAGACGTATAACGGCGTTCAG GATACAGACATCTCCCCTGCCCAGCGTGATGAGGCTGTGTGCTGGCTCATTGACCTGCACAGTGACACCAAGCTCTATCCAGAGACCCTCTCCCTAACCATCAGTATTTTAGACAGGTTTTTAGGCGCTATAAAG gcccGTCCAAAGTACCTCCGCTGCATCGCCATCGCCTGTTACTTCCTGGCTGCCAAAACCAGCGAGGAAGATGAG CGTGTGCCGTTGTTGCGTGACTTGGCCAGCAGCAGCAGGTGTGGCTGCTCCCCATCAGAGATACTGAGAATGGAGAGGATCATTCTGGATAAACTCAACTGGGACCTGCACGCTGCCACACCACTGGAGTTTCTACACATT TTCCATGCCATGGTGCTGTCTTGCAAGTCCCGGTTCGTGGTGGGTCTGGTGGGGTGTAACCCGGCGCAGCACCTGTCAGTGTTGACCCAGCAGCTGCACTACTGCCTGGCCGACAGCGCCCTGCTACAACCCCTCTCCCGGGGATCCATGCTGGCGCTGGCCCTCATCTCCCTGGAGCTGGAGAATATCTGCCCTGACGGGCTGGCTCTCACTGTCCTCTTGCTCAGGAAAGCACAG ATCGATAGTTCTCAACTCATCCGCTGTCAAGCGTTGGTTTCACGTCGCCTGTCCACACAGGAGGTTTCCCTGCCTCCCAACACTGTCTACATCTACCAGCACCACATCCACAGTCTGGCCCCAGACCCCTGCGACGGGGAAGGAGAGTCCAGCACCAGGCTCCACTTCCCAGTCACAGACCCAGACCCCAGGGATCGAAGCCTCTCCAGGGTCTCCACCAGCACCACCCTGCTCCAGGTCCACGGTCCGCCCATGCCCCGCCACCAAGTCCACCTGCGCTGCAAGCTCTCATCCAAGCGCAAGGTGAGAGCTTGGCTACTCCATCAACCGGA GTGGAGGAAATGGAGGTCGACGAATTCTACGACGGGATCAAACGGCTCTACAGCGACGAGAGCGGGGGCCCTCCGGAGGGGCCTCTAG
- the ccni gene encoding cyclin-I isoform X1 — MRKFAEPLESQRLSFLLEKAASREAQMWKAYVPKKTYNGVQDTDISPAQRDEAVCWLIDLHSDTKLYPETLSLTISILDRFLGAIKARPKYLRCIAIACYFLAAKTSEEDERVPLLRDLASSSRCGCSPSEILRMERIILDKLNWDLHAATPLEFLHIFHAMVLSCKSRFVVGLVGCNPAQHLSVLTQQLHYCLADSALLQPLSRGSMLALALISLELENICPDGLALTVLLLRKAQIDSSQLIRCQALVSRRLSTQEVSLPPNTVYIYQHHIHSLAPDPCDGEGESSTRLHFPVTDPDPRDRSLSRVSTSTTLLQVHGPPMPRHQVHLRCKLSSKRKVEEMEVDEFYDGIKRLYSDESGGPPEGPLGGCSGLLVRQEGNNSPLPPLQPVSVT; from the exons ATGAGGAAGTTTGCCGAACCCTTGGAAAGCCAGAGGCTGTCTTTTCTTCTGGAAAAGGCCGCCTCTAGGGAAGCCCAGATGTGGAAGGCGTACGTGCCCAAAAAGACGTATAACGGCGTTCAG GATACAGACATCTCCCCTGCCCAGCGTGATGAGGCTGTGTGCTGGCTCATTGACCTGCACAGTGACACCAAGCTCTATCCAGAGACCCTCTCCCTAACCATCAGTATTTTAGACAGGTTTTTAGGCGCTATAAAG gcccGTCCAAAGTACCTCCGCTGCATCGCCATCGCCTGTTACTTCCTGGCTGCCAAAACCAGCGAGGAAGATGAG CGTGTGCCGTTGTTGCGTGACTTGGCCAGCAGCAGCAGGTGTGGCTGCTCCCCATCAGAGATACTGAGAATGGAGAGGATCATTCTGGATAAACTCAACTGGGACCTGCACGCTGCCACACCACTGGAGTTTCTACACATT TTCCATGCCATGGTGCTGTCTTGCAAGTCCCGGTTCGTGGTGGGTCTGGTGGGGTGTAACCCGGCGCAGCACCTGTCAGTGTTGACCCAGCAGCTGCACTACTGCCTGGCCGACAGCGCCCTGCTACAACCCCTCTCCCGGGGATCCATGCTGGCGCTGGCCCTCATCTCCCTGGAGCTGGAGAATATCTGCCCTGACGGGCTGGCTCTCACTGTCCTCTTGCTCAGGAAAGCACAG ATCGATAGTTCTCAACTCATCCGCTGTCAAGCGTTGGTTTCACGTCGCCTGTCCACACAGGAGGTTTCCCTGCCTCCCAACACTGTCTACATCTACCAGCACCACATCCACAGTCTGGCCCCAGACCCCTGCGACGGGGAAGGAGAGTCCAGCACCAGGCTCCACTTCCCAGTCACAGACCCAGACCCCAGGGATCGAAGCCTCTCCAGGGTCTCCACCAGCACCACCCTGCTCCAGGTCCACGGTCCGCCCATGCCCCGCCACCAAGTCCACCTGCGCTGCAAGCTCTCATCCAAGCGCAAG GTGGAGGAAATGGAGGTCGACGAATTCTACGACGGGATCAAACGGCTCTACAGCGACGAGAGCGGGGGCCCTCCGGAGGGGCCTCTAGGAGGGTGCAGTGGTCTGCTCGTCAGGCAGGAGGGCAACAATTCCCCCTTGCCCCCTCTCCAACCCGTCAGTGTCACatag
- the LOC135548066 gene encoding ankyrin repeat domain-containing protein SOWAHB-like translates to MATDFTQDSVLHFLQFKGGRVKNSDLLAHFKTFLRDHENQTYNRQLFKTFVNSVAVVKPEEGVSYVVLRKKCLGQVAGDIAAAYHSPKSRARQQPARPRERDQSPRAPVNRNQQRGQKGLIETHFHELHVPPGDTNQLTDKVLASAGIVNNNNNVETTINYEKPIQCSSPHVPDHASPPIYNRDAPFLPLYNAAISKCPEDGSGQSFEAEWELNHKGIYINGSKLGQQSKEPKRKRSYPPPQFLYTEVKPPASHLTLVQQNAVQPQRKGSEADHGRTAPAWPLLTTLEHASSSPCLSDGYGPPAAPLALLTPDPQLTRSNGNLDGSYQLHHRIPQQPRPKQDGLPAASLHATPAYQLTQSNGSLPVQQKDGVPAPVSDIQYPEEGGAAVTQSRAQTLSFPRSLLLYSAYQDHTAGCTDGFGYPEHHHQASSDFSSSHSSLSPAQSLDSRDEWPQRSPREECASNETLSYQVLNYPGEQQRVKVHDILCRAQEAKLLSQMHRAERRAPWPHHHSTGYLDDEANRASSWHHSTGHLHDDNGSKSIESTFLPGSDPEHRLRTPVRRISSRFRSRMCRSLGADLDQLFPEDSVSARHNRLLLLSSNLSISHSFSTPTSRTPSYRNLRREMHSGASSNKSLNGASNSGGHDSSYFHCHDLVPLETKEHDWLVKGATGTWTDIYTLFRDEPSLLTKRDFITGYTILHWIAKHGDHRVLNTLWYGVNKAGLKLDVDVKTTCGYTPLHLAAIHGNNNMIRLLVYKFRSNVSLRDTSGKKAWQYLGRTGPKDLLQMLGAPHCWTSTGGSSTPQSTGQRPTRPAATSAMVKKSMSITGFLKHKTLVRFPAGWEGSQSPESFV, encoded by the coding sequence ATGGCTACCGATTTTACTCAGGATTCGGTGTTGCACTTTCTCCAATTCAAGGGTGGGAGAGTGAAGAACTCGGACCTGTTGGCTCACTTCAAAACGTTCCTACGCGACCACGAGAACCAGACGTACAACCGGCAACTGTTTAAAACGTTTGTGAACTCGGTGGCTGTGGTGAAACCAGAGGAGGGAGTATCATACGTTGTGCTAAGGAAGAAATGTCTGGGGCAGGTTGCTGGAGACATCGCCGCCGCATACCACTCACCAAAGTCTCGCGCTAGACAACAACCGgcgagaccgagggagagagaccagtcacCGAGAGCTCCGGTAAACCGAAACCAGCAGAGAGGTCAGAAGGGACTGATTGAGACGCACTTTCATGAATTACACGTTCCACCAGGCGACACCAACCAACTCACCGACAAGGTATTAGCCTCGGCTGGaattgtcaacaacaacaacaatgtggAAACAACTATCAATTACGAAAAGCCTATCCAATGCTCCTCGCCACATGTGCCAGACCATGCCTCACCTCCTATATACAACAGAGACGCACCATTCCTCCCATTGTACAATGCAGCAATATCAAAGTGCCCAGAAGATGGGAGTGGTCAAAGCTTTGAAGCAGAATGGGAACTGAATCACAAAGGTATTTACATCAACGGTTCCAAACTTGGCCAGCAGTCCAAAGAACCAAAGAGGAAGAGGTCCTATCCGCCCCCTCAGTTCCTATACACAGAGGTGAAACCTCCAGCTTCTCACCTAACACTGGTGCAACAGAATGCAGTGCAGCCACAGAGGAAAGGTTCTGAAGCTGACCACGGAAGGACAGCTCCAGCATGGCCACTGCTCACCACTCTAGAGCATGCCAGCTCCTCTCCTTGTTTATCTGATGGCTACGGTCCTCCTGCTGCTCCACTCGCtctactgacccctgacccccagTTGACGCGGAGTAACGGCAACTTGGATGGCAGTTACCAGCTCCACCATAGGATCCCACAGCAGCCCAGACCAAAACAAGATGGACTCCCAGCAGCTTCACTGCACGCTACACCTGCCTATCAGCTGACGCAGAGCAATGGCAGCCTACCTGTACAACAGAAGGATGGAGTCCCAGCCCCTGTTTCTGACATCCAGTATCCGGAAGAGGGAGGAGCTGCTGTTACCCAGTCCAGAGCCCAGACCCTGTCTTTCCCACGCAGCCTACTCCTGTACTCTGCCTACCAGGACCACACTGCTGGGTGTACTGATGGGTTTGGGTACCCTGAGCACCACCACCAGGCCAGCTCTGACTTCTCCTCCAGCCACAGCAGTCTCTCCCCAGCCCAGTCACTGGACTCCAGGGATGAGTGGCCCCAGCGTTCCCCTAGAGAGGAGTGTGCCAGCAATGAAACCCTCAGCTACCAGGTCCTGAACTACCCAGGCGAGCAGCAGAGGGTGAAAGTGCACGATATACTCTGCCGTGCTCAGGAGGCCAAACTGCTCTCTCAGATGCACCGCGCTGAGAGGAGAGCGCCCTGGCCTCACCATCACTCCACCGGTTACCTCGACGATGAGGCGAACAGAGCGTCGTCATGGCACCACTCCACAGGTCATCTCCATGATGACAATGGGTCCAAGTCCATCGAGTCCACCTTTCTTCCTGGTTCAGACCCCGAGCACCGCCTCCGAACCCCTGTTCGGCGAATCAGCAGCCGGTTCCGCAGCCGCATGTGTCGCAGCCTCGGAGCCGACCTGGACCAACTGTTCCCGGAGGACAGCGTCTCGGCACGGCACaaccgcctcctcctcctctcctccaacctcaGCATCAGCCACTCCttctccacccccacctctcgtACACCCAGCTACAGAAACCTGAGGCGGGAGATGCACTCCGGGGCCTCCAGTAACAAGAGCCTGAACGGAGCCTCTAACTCTGGCGGCCATGACAGCTCCTACTTCCACTGCCACGATCTGGTCCCCCTGGAGACGAAGGAACATGACTGGCTGGTGAAGGGCGCCACTGGGACCTGGACCGACATCTACACCCTGTTCAGAGATGAACCCAGCCTCCTCACCAAGAGAGACTTCATCACTGGTTATACCATCCTGCACTGGATCGCTAAACATGGAGACCACCGGGTCCTCAACACACTCTGGTACGGAGTCAACAAAGCCGGGTTGAAACTGGATGTGGATGTTAAGACTACCTGTGGCTACACGCCTCTTCACCTGGCCGCCATCCACGGGAACAACAACATGATACGGCTGCTTGTTTATAAGTTCAGGTCTAACGTGTCCCTCAGGGATACCAGTGGGAAGAAGGCCTGGCAGTACCTGGGCCGGACCGGCCCCAAGGACCTGCTACAGATGCTAGGGGCCCCTCACTGCTGGACTTCCACAGGGGGTAGCTCCACACCCCAGTCCACAGGGCAGAGACCCACAAGGCCCGCTGCAACCTCAGCCATGGTTAAGAAGTCAATGTCCATCACTGGGTTCCTCAAGCATAAAACCCTAGTAAGGTTCCCAGCAGGATGGGAGGGTTCTCAGTCTCCCGAATCCTTTGTGTGA